In a genomic window of Dermochelys coriacea isolate rDerCor1 chromosome 11, rDerCor1.pri.v4, whole genome shotgun sequence:
- the SSB gene encoding lupus La protein codes for MAENGEGESMSNLENKICQQIEYYFGDHNLPRDKFLKEQVKLDDGWVPLEIMIKFNRLSSLSKDFNVIVEALRKSKAGLMEISEDKTKIRRSPSKPLPEVNDQYKNAIKNRSVYIKGFPTDATLDDIKEWLEGKGSVENIQMRRTLSKTFKGSIFAVFDSVESAKKFTEIPNQKYKDTELIVLFKEEYFTKKNEERKQNKVEAKAKAKQEKEEKQKQAEDAEMKSLDEKTGCLLKFSGDLEDQTCREDLHAVFSDHGEIKWIDFVRGAKEGIILFKDNAKEALDKAKEANNGNLQLRNKDVIWEVLEGDAEKEALKKIMEGQQESLNKWKAKGRKFKGKGRGGKVPQGSQNKGKVQFQGKKTKFESEDEGENTKTGPASPKKRPLEEAEKEEPVSKQLKTENGAGDQ; via the exons ATGGCTGAAAATGGAGAGGGTGAAAGTATGTCTAACCTGGAAAACAAAATCTGTCAGCAAATTGAG TACTATTTTGGTGATCACAATCTACCAAGAGACAAGTTCCTAAAGGAGCAGGTCAAACTGGATGATGGCTGGGTGCCTTTAGAAATAATGATCAAATTCAACAG GTTAAGCAGTCTCTCAAAAGACTTCAATGTTATTGTAGAAGCACTGAGAAAATCTAAAGCTGGACTTATGGAAATAAGTGAAGACAAAACTAAAATCAGAAGATCTCCAAGCAAACCCCTCCCTGAAGTGAATGACCAgtataaaaatgcaattaaaaacagaTCTGTATATATT AAAGGCTTTCCAACAGATGCAACACTTGATGATATCAAAGAATGGCTAGAAGGTAAAGGCTCcgtagaaaacattcaaatgaGGAGAACATTGAGTAAAACATTCAAG GGATCAATTTTTGCAGTATTTGATAGTGTTGAATCTGCTAAGAAGTTCACAGAAATTCCAAACCAAAAGTACAAAGACACGGAACTGATTGTGCTTTTCAA GGAGGAGTACTTTACAAAGAAGAATgaagagaggaaacaaaacaaagtagAGGCTAAAGCAAAGGCAAAACA ggagaaagaagaaaaacagaagcaAGCAGAAGATGCTGAAATG AAATCACTGGATGAAAAGACAGGATGCTTGCTGAAATTCTCTGGCGACCTAGAAGATCAGACTTGCAGAGAAGATCTTCATGCAGTTTTCTCTGACCATGGAGAAATTAAATGGATAGACTTTGTCAGAGGGGCAAAGGAG GGGATTATCCTATTTAAGGATAATGCAAAAGAAGCTCTGGATAAAGCCAAAGAAGCAAATAATGGGAACTTACAGTTGCGCAACAAAGATGTCATATGGGAGGTGCTGGAAGGAGATGCAGAGAAAGAAGcattgaaaaaaatcatggagGGTCAACAAGAATCATTAAACAAATGGAAAGCAAAAG GTCGCAAATTTAAAGGTAAAGGAAGAGGTGGCAAAGTACCCCAGGGCTCACAGAACAAAGGGAAAGTACAGTTCCAGGgcaagaaaacaaaatttgagaGTGAGGATGAAGGTGAAAACACTAAAACAG GGCCAGCAAGTCCCAAGAAAAGACCACTAGAAGAGGCTGAAAAAGAAGAACCTGTATCAAAACAGCTGAAAACAGAAAATGGAGCTGGAGATCAGtaa
- the KLHL23 gene encoding kelch-like protein 23 — protein sequence MVKGPPPPPPPPPGPSGRLRQSTMALSGEEDYTYIYHDLSHPVDFLQAFRTFYRDGLFTDITLQCASGVIFLCHKAVLAACSNYFRAMFTADMKEKSKNQIKLPEISHTILEALVNYAYTSQIEITEKNVQSLLQAADLLQFVSVKKACEQFLIRHVDTVNCIGMHSFAEYHLCSELEKESRRILLSRFEEVWRQEEFLEISCEKLLFILSRENLNVWKEEAAIEPVVKWIAYDVEKRIECIFDLLNCLKIDLNEIYLRSALSLRKRCQLNENKIRSLIYSALNTNPKDISKRPTAAMYVIGGYYWHPLSEVHLWDPLTNAWIQGTEMPDHTRESYGVTSLGPNIYVMGGYRTDNIEALDTVWIYNSETDEWTEGCPMLNTRYYHCAVTLGGCVYALGGYRKGAPAQEAEFYDPLQKKWVPIANMIKGVGNATACVLCEVIYVIGGHYGYRGSCTYDKIQSYHSGSNEWSIVTTSPHPEYGLCSIALQNKLYLVGGQTAITDCYDPEQNEWRQVAHTMERRMECGAVVMNGCIYVTGGYSYSKGTYLQSIEKYDPEHNKWEVVGNLPSAMRSHGCVCVYNV from the exons ATGGTCaaggggccgccgccgccgccgccgccgccgcccggccCCAGCGGCCGCCTCAGACAGAGCA CGATGGCTCTGAGCGGGGAAGAGGACTACACCTATATTTACCACGATCTTTCTCACCCTGTGGATTTCCTGCAGGCTTTCAGAACATTTTACCGGGATGGCTTATTTACTGATATTACTCTTCAGTGTGCTTCTGGTGTGATCTTCCTTTGCCACAAAGCTGTTTTAGCTGCTTGTAGCAATTATTTTAGGGCAATGTTCACTGCTGACATGaaagaaaaatctaaaaatcAGATCAAACTTCCTGAGATCAGCCACACTATACTGGAGGCTCTTGTGAATTATGCATACACATCACAAATCGAAATAACAGAGAAAAATGTTCAAAGTCTCCTCCAAGCTGCGGATCTCCTCCAGTTTGTGTCAGTAAAAAAAGCCTGCGAGCAGTTTTTGATAAGGCATGTAGATACTGTCAACTGCATAGGGATGCACTCCTTCGCAGAGTATCACCTTTGTTCAGAGCTAGAGAAAGAATCTAGGAGGATATTGTTATCAAGATTTGAAGAAGTGTGGAGgcaggaagaatttctggaaatcAGCTGTGAGAAACTCCTGTTTATTCTCTCCAGAGAGAATCTCAATGTTTGGAAAGAGGAGGCAGCCATAGAACCTGTGGTTAAATGGATAGCATATGATGTGGAGAAAAGAATTGAATGCATTTTTGATCTGCTGAACTGTCTCAAAAtagatttaaatgaaatatatttaagaTCAGCTTTAAGCTTGCGAAAGAGATGCCAGCTTAATGAAAACAAGATAAGGTCTCTGATATACAGTGCATTAAACACAAACCCAAAAGATATTTCCAAAAGGCCCACAGCAGCTATGTATGTGATTGGAGGATATTACTGGCATCCTTTATCAGAAGTCCATCTGTGGGATCCTTTAACTAATGCTTGGATCCAGGGAACAGAGATGCCTGATCACACAAGGGAGAGCTATGGGGTCACTAGTTTGGGACCCAACATTTATGTAATGGGGGGCTATAGAACTGACAACATAGAAGCCCTTGATACTGTGTGGATTTATAACAGTGAAACTGATGAATGGACAGAAGGCTGCCCCATGCTTAATACAAGGTACTATCACTGTGCAGTTACCTTGGGCGGCTGTGTCTATGCTTTGGGGGGCTACAGAAAAGGGGCACCAGCACAAGAAGCAGAATTCTATGATCCTTTACAAAAGAAATGGGTTCCCATTGCAAACATGATCAAAG GTGTTGGAAATGCCACAGCCTGTGTCCTGTGTGAAGTCATCTATGTAATTGGAGGCCACTATGGTTACAGGGGAAGCTGCACCTATGACAAAATTCAGAGCTATCATTCAGGTAGCAATGAATGGAGCATAGTCACTACAAGTCCACATCCAG AATATGGACTGTGTTCCATTGCCTTACAAAACAAGCTCTATCTTGTGGGTGGACAAACCGCAATCACTGACTGCTATGACCCAGAACAAAATGAATGGAGGCAGGTGGCACATACGATGGAAAGAAGGATGGAATGTGGTGCAGTTGTCATGAATGGATGCATCTATGTAACAGGAGGCTATTCCTATTCAAAAGGAACATATCTGCAGAGTATTGAGAAATATGATCCTGAGCATAATAAATGGGAAGTAGTCGGCAATCTTCCCAGTGCTATGCGTTCACATGGTTGTGTCTGTGTGTACAATGTCTAA